Proteins from a single region of Catenulispora acidiphila DSM 44928:
- a CDS encoding MBL fold metallo-hydrolase, with amino-acid sequence MTNLGSDVHEIDTLMSGHTGITAGYAILGEHPALIETGTAKSAPVVRDALAALGVGPEDLRTIVVTHIHLDHAGGVGDLAAMFPNAEIVVHASGARHLVDPTRLMSSARRVFGSLMDDVFGPLLPTEARRVRAVEDVGSIDLGGGRRLETHHTPGHARHHVGLIDNVTGDLYVGDAAGLYIPSDDPDQPGDVRPGTPPPDFDLPLALNSLEKFRTLRPTRLLFSHYGPVRDVTDTLARAEEEVRLWVELVRDARTSRLDLDHAIEMVREKTAARYPVETANEETQTKFEELSSFASNIVGINMYLNKADGWEHPMADAASAG; translated from the coding sequence ATGACGAATCTCGGCTCCGACGTCCACGAGATCGACACGCTCATGTCCGGGCACACCGGCATCACCGCCGGCTACGCCATCCTCGGCGAGCACCCGGCGCTGATCGAGACCGGGACGGCGAAGTCGGCGCCGGTGGTGCGCGACGCGCTGGCGGCGCTGGGGGTCGGGCCGGAGGATCTGCGGACCATCGTGGTCACGCACATCCACCTGGACCACGCCGGCGGCGTCGGGGACCTGGCGGCGATGTTCCCGAACGCGGAGATCGTGGTGCACGCCTCGGGGGCGCGGCACCTGGTGGATCCCACGCGGCTGATGTCCAGTGCGCGGCGGGTGTTCGGCTCGCTGATGGACGACGTGTTCGGGCCGCTGCTGCCCACCGAGGCGCGGCGGGTGCGCGCGGTGGAGGACGTCGGCTCCATCGACCTCGGCGGCGGCCGGCGGCTGGAGACGCACCACACCCCCGGGCACGCGCGCCACCACGTCGGCCTGATCGACAACGTCACCGGCGACCTGTACGTCGGCGACGCCGCCGGCCTGTACATCCCCTCCGACGACCCCGACCAGCCCGGCGACGTCCGCCCCGGCACCCCGCCGCCGGACTTCGACCTGCCGCTGGCGCTGAACTCGCTGGAGAAGTTCCGCACGCTGCGCCCGACCCGGCTGCTGTTCAGCCACTACGGTCCGGTCCGCGACGTCACCGACACCTTGGCGCGCGCCGAGGAGGAGGTACGGCTGTGGGTGGAGCTGGTGCGCGACGCGCGGACCAGCCGCCTGGACCTGGACCACGCGATCGAGATGGTGCGGGAGAAGACCGCGGCGCGGTATCCGGTGGAGACCGCGAATGAGGAGACGCAGACGAAGTTCGAGGAGCTGTCGTCGTTCGCGTCGAACATCGTCGGGATCAACATGTATCTGAACAAGGCGGACGGGTGGGAGCACCCGATGGCCGATGCTGCGAGCGCGGGCTGA
- a CDS encoding aldehyde dehydrogenase family protein, with translation MSDQGSADGAAVGVLEPGAPSFISYDPAGGGEVATFPETSAEQVRAVVGEARQAFAWWSGLTWAEREQRLRKWAGAITRGLDDLCELMHRENGKPRGDAFLEAFLAIEHIGWAAGHARKVLHPRRVGTGLLMANHAATLEYQPLGVVGVIGPWNYPVFTPMGSIAYALAAGNAVVFKPSEYTTAIGKWIVDAFDQANPDAPHQVLRLITGTGPTGAALCESGVDKIAFTGSARTGRKVMAACAPSLTPVLMECGGKDAMIVAGDADLAKAADAALWGAMSNAGQTCVGIERVYVVDAVKDKFVTELTAQIQKLALAPGEGPDAAYGPMTMPSQIDVVRRHIDDAIAKGGTVVVGGSGAVRAPYVEPTVLLDTPEDSSAVREETFGPTITVKGVRDVEEAIQLANATDYGLGASVFARRGGTAIARRLRSGMTSVNAVIAFAGIPGLPFGGVGESGFGRIHGADGLREFTRPKAITRRRYSTPFEPATFARHPKTFTIMKKYAETRYGRKK, from the coding sequence ATGAGCGATCAGGGTTCAGCCGACGGCGCGGCTGTCGGCGTTCTGGAACCGGGCGCCCCCAGCTTCATCTCCTACGACCCCGCCGGCGGCGGCGAGGTCGCCACCTTCCCTGAGACGAGCGCCGAGCAGGTGCGCGCGGTCGTGGGCGAGGCGCGCCAGGCGTTCGCCTGGTGGTCCGGCCTCACCTGGGCCGAGCGGGAGCAGCGGTTGCGCAAGTGGGCCGGCGCCATCACCCGCGGGCTCGACGACCTGTGCGAGCTGATGCACCGGGAGAACGGCAAGCCGCGGGGGGACGCCTTCCTGGAGGCGTTCCTGGCCATCGAGCACATCGGCTGGGCCGCCGGGCACGCGCGCAAGGTGCTGCACCCGCGGCGCGTCGGCACCGGCCTGCTGATGGCCAACCACGCCGCGACGCTGGAGTACCAGCCGCTGGGCGTGGTCGGTGTCATCGGGCCGTGGAACTATCCGGTGTTCACCCCGATGGGGTCGATCGCCTACGCGCTGGCGGCCGGCAACGCCGTGGTGTTCAAGCCCTCGGAGTACACCACCGCGATCGGCAAGTGGATCGTCGACGCCTTCGACCAGGCCAATCCCGACGCGCCGCACCAGGTGCTGCGGCTGATCACCGGGACCGGCCCGACCGGGGCGGCGCTGTGCGAGTCGGGCGTGGACAAGATCGCGTTCACCGGCAGCGCGCGGACCGGACGCAAGGTGATGGCCGCGTGCGCGCCCTCGCTCACGCCGGTGCTCATGGAGTGCGGCGGCAAGGACGCGATGATCGTGGCCGGCGACGCGGACCTGGCCAAGGCCGCCGACGCCGCGCTGTGGGGCGCGATGTCCAACGCCGGGCAGACCTGCGTGGGCATCGAGCGGGTCTACGTCGTGGACGCGGTGAAGGACAAGTTCGTCACCGAGCTGACCGCGCAGATCCAGAAGCTGGCGCTGGCGCCGGGCGAGGGTCCGGACGCCGCCTACGGCCCGATGACCATGCCCTCGCAGATCGACGTGGTCCGCCGGCACATCGACGACGCCATCGCCAAGGGCGGCACGGTGGTGGTCGGCGGCAGCGGCGCGGTGCGGGCGCCGTATGTGGAGCCGACGGTGCTCCTGGACACGCCCGAGGACTCCAGCGCGGTGCGCGAGGAGACCTTCGGCCCGACGATCACGGTCAAGGGCGTGCGCGACGTCGAGGAAGCGATCCAGCTCGCCAACGCCACCGACTACGGCCTCGGCGCGTCGGTCTTCGCCCGCCGGGGCGGCACGGCCATCGCCCGGCGCCTGCGCAGCGGTATGACCTCGGTCAACGCCGTCATCGCCTTCGCCGGGATCCCGGGGCTGCCCTTCGGCGGGGTCGGGGAGTCCGGCTTCGGCCGCATCCACGGCGCCGACGGGCTGCGCGAGTTCACCCGCCCGAAGGCGATCACCCGGCGCCGGTACTCCACGCCCTTCGAGCCGGCGACGTTCGCGCGCCACCCGAAGACGTTCACGATCATGAAGAAGTACGCCGAGACGCGGTACGGCCGCAAGAAGTAG
- a CDS encoding HAD family hydrolase: protein MGSLALFDLDDTLIALSPAFRRFARDFARQYALPAEAEDWLFRAWDPYQRRDEFFARVRERYGLAESVEDLWRLYRTRMPEFVELRDEVRDGLVAMRRAGWRLGIVTNGEADNQLGKVERTGLDRLVDSVAVSGALGIRKPDAEIFRIAAEGAGCALADGGWMVGDNAHADIEGGAAVGLRTVWVDGIEGRWDVAPAATVVVKDVVEAFPILLTRPC, encoded by the coding sequence ATGGGCTCACTGGCGCTATTCGACCTGGACGACACCCTCATCGCCCTGTCTCCGGCCTTCCGGCGCTTCGCCCGCGACTTCGCGCGGCAATACGCGCTGCCGGCGGAAGCCGAGGATTGGCTGTTCAGGGCATGGGATCCCTACCAGCGGCGTGACGAGTTTTTCGCCCGAGTGCGGGAACGCTATGGGCTCGCCGAGTCTGTGGAGGACTTGTGGCGGCTCTACCGCACGCGCATGCCGGAGTTCGTGGAGCTGCGCGACGAAGTGCGCGACGGCCTGGTGGCGATGCGGCGCGCCGGATGGCGGCTGGGGATCGTGACCAACGGCGAAGCGGACAACCAACTGGGCAAGGTCGAGCGCACCGGGCTGGACCGGCTCGTGGACTCGGTGGCGGTGTCCGGTGCGCTGGGGATTCGCAAGCCCGATGCGGAGATCTTCCGGATCGCGGCTGAGGGTGCGGGGTGCGCGTTGGCCGACGGAGGCTGGATGGTCGGCGACAATGCGCACGCTGACATCGAAGGCGGCGCGGCGGTCGGGCTGCGGACCGTCTGGGTCGACGGCATCGAAGGCAGGTGGGACGTCGCCCCGGCGGCGACCGTCGTGGTCAAGGATGTCGTGGAGGCGTTCCCGATCCTGCTGACCCGACCGTGCTGA
- a CDS encoding pyridoxamine 5'-phosphate oxidase family protein yields the protein MIDPAPAEAAITTEAELRALLGEPMERAINKERVRLLPIDRRWLAASPLCFLSTCDDQGNCDVSPKGDPPGFVKVLDDTRLAIPERPGNRRADGYLNILRNPHVGLIFVVPGRNETLRINGRARLVREAAYFDDMVVKNHRPIMAIEVDIEQIFFHCPKAFLRSSLWKPPTWDPDQLPPHASIVKSVQWTRESLEELTEYYGASYEKSIYVTKK from the coding sequence GTGATCGACCCCGCTCCGGCCGAGGCCGCCATCACCACCGAAGCCGAACTACGCGCCCTGCTCGGCGAGCCGATGGAGCGCGCCATCAACAAGGAGCGGGTGCGGCTCCTGCCGATCGACCGGCGCTGGCTCGCCGCCTCGCCGCTGTGCTTCCTGTCCACTTGCGACGACCAGGGCAATTGCGACGTCTCCCCCAAGGGCGACCCGCCCGGGTTCGTGAAGGTGCTCGACGACACCCGGCTGGCCATCCCGGAGCGGCCCGGCAACCGGCGTGCCGACGGCTATCTCAACATCCTGCGCAATCCGCACGTCGGACTGATCTTCGTCGTGCCGGGGCGCAACGAGACGCTGCGGATCAACGGCCGGGCAAGGCTGGTGCGCGAGGCCGCGTACTTCGACGACATGGTGGTCAAGAACCACCGGCCGATCATGGCGATCGAGGTGGACATCGAGCAGATCTTCTTCCACTGCCCGAAGGCCTTCCTGCGCTCCTCGCTCTGGAAGCCGCCGACGTGGGACCCGGACCAGTTGCCGCCGCACGCCAGCATCGTGAAGTCGGTGCAGTGGACGCGGGAGTCGCTGGAGGAGCTGACCGAGTACTACGGCGCCAGCTACGAGAAGAGCATCTACGTCACCAAGAAGTAG
- a CDS encoding VOC family protein, with translation MAFSYQVVVDSADPHALADWWAEAIGWDLEPSNEEFIRGMVAAGHATEADTKTHNGVLVWALGQAIVHPDGKDAGPGSRILFQVVPEPKTVKNRLHLDVKVGEGNLEGELARLTSRGATELYRGQQGPSHWITIADPEGNELCLHS, from the coding sequence ATGGCCTTCAGCTACCAAGTCGTCGTCGACTCCGCCGACCCGCACGCCCTGGCCGACTGGTGGGCCGAGGCGATCGGCTGGGATCTGGAGCCCTCGAACGAGGAGTTCATCCGCGGCATGGTCGCCGCGGGCCACGCGACCGAGGCCGACACCAAGACACACAACGGCGTGCTGGTCTGGGCCCTCGGGCAGGCGATCGTGCATCCCGACGGCAAGGACGCCGGTCCCGGCTCGCGCATCCTGTTCCAGGTCGTGCCGGAGCCCAAGACCGTGAAGAACCGGCTCCACCTGGACGTCAAGGTCGGCGAGGGGAACCTGGAGGGCGAGCTGGCGCGGCTGACCTCCCGGGGCGCCACGGAGCTGTACCGGGGGCAGCAGGGCCCGTCGCACTGGATCACCATCGCCGACCCGGAGGGCAACGAATTGTGTCTGCACTCCTGA